One window of the Benincasa hispida cultivar B227 chromosome 3, ASM972705v1, whole genome shotgun sequence genome contains the following:
- the LOC120074017 gene encoding VQ motif-containing protein 4-like, translating into MKISHPNSSFTSTSTTTADGLPPPPHKIINRSDSTNPYPTTFVQADTSSFKQVVQMLTGSPETAKQVSTPDPPSKSHIPPIKSIPKRQHSSFKLYERRNALHNLQIINPVFASSVSSPRNIHNHPEILSPSMLDFPSLVLSPVTPLIPDPFGRSQPLNSDPANNVNCSNSGLDEDAEAKAIREKGFYLHPSPATTPRESEPQLLPLFPITSPPRPGPPPPSSS; encoded by the coding sequence atgaaaatttctCATCCAAATTCCTCCTTCACTTCCACTTCAACCACCACCGCCGATGGACTTCCACCGCCGCCGCACAAAATCATTAACAGATCCGATTCCACTAACCCATACCCCACCACTTTCGTCCAAGCCGATACCTCCTCCTTTAAACAAGTTGTTCAAATGCTCACCGGCTCGCCGGAAACCGCCAAGCAAGTTTCTACTCCAGACCCACCTTCCAAATCCCACATCCCTCCCATTAAATCCATTCCCAAACGCCAACACTCAAGTTTCAAGCTCTATGAGCGAAGAAATGCCCTTCATAACCTCCAAATCATCAACCCTGTTTTTGCCTCCTCTGTTTCTTCTCCCAGAAATATCCATAACCACCCTGAAATTCTCTCTCCCAGTATGCTGGATTTCCCGTCGCTGGTCCTCAGCCCTGTGACGCCGCTCATTCCCGACCCATTTGGCCGATCGCAGCCCTTGAATTCTGACCCGGCGAACAATGTAAATTGTAGTAATTCGGGTTTGGATGAAGATGCAGAGGCTAAAGCCATTAGAGAAAAGGGGTTTTATTTGCACCCTTCGCCGGCCACCACCCCCCGAGAATCGGAGCCGCAGCTTTTGCCTCTTTTTCCGATCACTTCCCCTCCACGACCAGGTCCACCtcccccttcttcttcttga
- the LOC120072890 gene encoding non-classical arabinogalactan protein 31-like: MAFTLSSSFFFLLFFAVFAFSAADHITAPETLPVPHHPYAAVPPAHHHHHAPTPAPVPSPTHLPIHHPVHPPAQPPSRHHHHHVHGQPPVHPPANAPSHHLPPTHPPAHSPAPGHHRHHHDIRPLPPPTHSPAPIYPPKPRLVRSFISVQGVVYCKSCKYAGADTLLGATPVAGASVKLICQNTKYPLVQTATTDKNGYFFITAPKAITSYAFHKCKVILGSSPSPSCAKPSALHGGAAGAPLRPQKSYIDANKLPFVLYSVGPFAFEPTCPHH, encoded by the exons ATGGCTTTCACTCTCTCcagttctttcttttttctcctcttcttcgCCGTTTTTGCATTCTCCGCCGCCGACCACATCACGGCCCCAGAAACACTCCCCGTTCCCCACCACCCCTACGCCGCCGTGCCACCTgcccaccaccaccaccacgcTCCTACGCCGGCACCAGTACCTTCACCGACCCACTTGCCCATTCACCATCCGGTCCATCCTCCGGCTCAACCACCGAGCcgccaccaccaccaccacgtCCACGGCCAACCTCCAGTTCACCCACCGGCAAATGCGCCCTCTCACCACCTCCCTCCAACTCACCCGCCGGCACACTCGCCGGCTCCCGGCCACCACCGCCACCACCACGACATCCGCCCATTGCCTCCTCCAACTCACTCTCCGGCTCCGATCTACCCTCCCAAGCCTCGGTTGGTGAGGAGCTTCATTTCGGTTCAAGGCGTCGTCTATTGCAAGTCGTGTAAATATGCCGGAGCTGACACACTTCTCGGAGCTACCCCCGTCGCCG GTGCAAGCGTGAAGCTAATTTGCCAGAACACCAAATACCCACTGGTTCAAACCGCCACCACCGATAAGAACGGCTATTTCTTCATCACAGCCCCAAAGGCCATCACCAGCTACGCCTTCCACAAGTGCAAGGTCATTCTCGGCTCATCCCCCTCCCCTTCCTGCGCCAAACCCTCCGCCCTCCACGGCGGCGCCGCCGGAGCTCCCCTCCGCCCTCAGAAATCTTACATCGACGCCAACAAGCTCCCTTTCGTTCTTTACTCTGTTGGTCCTTTTGCCTTCGAACCCACTTGCCCTcatcattag
- the LOC120073391 gene encoding serine/threonine/tyrosine-protein kinase HT1, whose translation MDEEANSWLRRTKFSHTVYHRWDSLRLNPVPFIVEPPRNSGLKSRPQSASSTQKPNPDISKIQRSFISNKQRSLSPLPESNLSEVFKEAKSDSKRFSTPTPRLRERTKEFKNKLFNKDPQDSKLADSKSSLNTSPLKLLSSGKRGDKSKFRKDSSWTKYFDSGGGKVTAVETADDWTVDLSKLFVGLRFAHGAHSRLYHGKYNDEPVAVKIIRVPDDDENGTLASRLEKQFTREVTLLSRLHHPNVIKFVAACRNPPVYCVITEYLSRGSLRAYLHKLEHQSLPLQKLIEFALDVARGMEYLHSQGVIHRDLKPENVLIDEDFHLKIADFGIACPEAFFDPLADDPGTYRWMAPEMIKHKPCSRKVDVYSFGLMLWEMVSGAIPYEDMTPIQAAFAVVNKNLRPVISSDCPLAMRALIEQCWSLQPDKRPDFWQIVKVLEQFESSLAHDGTLNLLGNPLSSFQDHKKGLLHWIQKLGPLHPETSPSPVPKPKFS comes from the exons ATGGACGAAGAGGCTAATTCTTGGCTTAGGAGAACGAAGTTTTCTCACACAGTTTATCATCGATGGGACTCATTAAGATTGAACCCAGTTCCTTTCATCGTCGAACCACCTCGCAATTCCGGCTTGAAATCGAGGCCTCAATCTGCTTCATCAACCCAGAAACCAAATCCTGATATTTCGAAGATTCAACGAAgtttcatatccaataaacagaGGTCTCTGTCTCCTCTTCCCGAAAGCAACCTCTCTGAAGTTTTCAAGGAAGCAAAATCCGATAGTAAGAGATTCTCAACTCCAACTCCTCGACTTAGAGAACGAACTAAGGAATTCAAGAACAAGCTATTCAACAAGGACCCTCAAGATTCAAAATTGGCCGATTCCAAGTCATCGCTGAATACCAGTCCCCTGAAACTCCTATCTTCAGGGAAAAGGGGTGATAAGTCAAAGTTCCGGAAGGACTCTTCCTGGACCAAATATTTCGATTCTGGTGGTGGAAAAGTCACCGCGGTCGAAACAGCCGATGACTGGACTGTTGATCTCTCCAAGTTGTTTGTTGGGTTAAGGTTTGCTCATGGAGCTCACAGTCGTCTTTATCATGGAAAATACAATGATGAACCTGTTGCTGTTAAAATTATTAGAGTGCCCGATGATGATGAAAACGGAACGCTTGCTTCTCGATTGGAGAAGCAATTCACTAGGGAAGTTACCCTTTTATCTCGTCTCCATCATCCAAATGTTATAAAG TTTGTAGCTGCTTGTAGGAACCCACCTGTATACTGTGTCATTACTGAATATTTGTCTCGAGGATCATTAAGGGCATACTTACACAAGCTTGAGCACCAATCCCTCCCTTTGCAAAAACTAATTGAATTTGCTTTAGATGTCGCTCGTGGCATGGAATACCTTCACTCACAAGGTGTAATTCATCGGGATCTCAAGCCTGAGAATGTTCTTATTGATGAAGACTTCCACTTGAAAATTGCAGATTTTGGTATAGCTTGTCCTGAGGCCTTTTTTGACCCATTAGCTGATGATCCCGGAACTTATCGATGGATGGCACCGGAGATGATCAAACATAAACCTTGTAGTCGAAAGGTCGATGTGTACAGCTTTGGACTTATGTTGTGGGAAATGGTGTCTGGTGCAATTCCATACGAGGATATGACTCCCATTCAAGCAGCCTTTGCTGTTGTGAATAAG AATCTTAGGCCTGTTATCTCAAGTGATTGTCCATTGGCGATGCGAGCTTTAATCGAGCAATGTTGGTCGCTACAACCAGACAAGAGACCCGATTTTTGGCAGATTGTGAAGGTACTAGAGCAATTTGAATCTTCACTTGCCCATGATGGGACACTGAATTTATTAGGTAACCCTCTGTCTAGTTTCCAAGACCATAAGAAAGGGCTCCTCCATTGGATTCAAAAGCTTGGCCCCCTGCATCCCGAAACCTCGCCCTCGCCCGTGCCAAAACCGAAATTCTCATAA